The sequence below is a genomic window from Aureispira sp. CCB-E.
GATATTCTAATAAATATATGCATAAAGACCTTTATAAAAATAGATACTAAATCCTTTTCTTTTTTTTAAACGCAAACAATAAACAACCCTAAACCTCTATCTTTCAGCCATCTAATTACATCCACTTTAAATAAAACGGCTTAAAAGCCATTAGAAATATTAGACAAGTTATCAAATTATTTTTTTTAGATTTACCCAATTATTATAATCTGATTTAGACTCTGTATATTTGCCATCAAAATAGTTCAAAAGATTTTAGTTATATAAAATCAACGGAGTAAGTAATCGTTCATAAAAATTTAATTATAAATATTTGGACATTCAGCAACTATCCTTCTAATAATCAATTGAACAACACACACGTTCCTCCACAAAGTATTAAAAATTAAAGATTACTTCCAATGCAATTTCGTTCAAAGTTAATGACAAGTTTTTTAAGTATTTTCTTTTTCTATTCTTTTGCTAATGCTCAATTTGCTCCTATTGCTGGACAGCCAGGAAGTACAGCAATCTACAAAGACTCTAGTATTTTGGTAGCTTGGGCGACCCAATGTGTGGTAGAACGGGGTTTGGTTGACATCAGCCAACCCAGTTTAGGTACGGCATCAGCAGGAAGCGTTGCGGGTACTTTGGGAATGGCTGGAGATGGTTTTACCTTGAGTCTTGGTGATGGTGGACAGGCCACCCTTACCTTTGAGCATCCGATTCAAAATGGACCAGGTGCTGATTTTGTAGTCTTCGAAAATGCTTTTAATGCTACGTTTTTAGAATTGGCATTTGTAGAAGTAAGTTCTGATGGGCAGAACTTTGTTCGCTTCCCTGCGATTTCCAATACAGACACGAGCGTTCAAGTTGGGGGATTTGGCAATTTGGATGCTACTCGTCTGTATAACTTTGCGGGTAAGTATCGTGCCAATTATGGTACTCCTTTTGATTTGCAAGAATTGGCAGCAGACTCAGCTATACTCAACCTTAGTGCAATCAGTCATGTTCGCATTGTTGACGCTGTTGGCTGCATTCAAGATGCTTATGCGACTCGTGATAGCCGTGGAATCAAAGTCAATGACCCTTGGAGTACTCCTTTTCCTTCTAGTGGCTTTGACTTGGATGCAATAGGTGTTATTCATCAAAATACAACAATTGCTATTCAAAAAATTCCTACTCCTATGGTTA
It includes:
- a CDS encoding T9SS type A sorting domain-containing protein; amino-acid sequence: MTSFLSIFFFYSFANAQFAPIAGQPGSTAIYKDSSILVAWATQCVVERGLVDISQPSLGTASAGSVAGTLGMAGDGFTLSLGDGGQATLTFEHPIQNGPGADFVVFENAFNATFLELAFVEVSSDGQNFVRFPAISNTDTSVQVGGFGNLDATRLYNFAGKYRANYGTPFDLQELAADSAILNLSAISHVRIVDAVGCIQDAYATRDSRGIKVNDPWSTPFPSSGFDLDAIGVIHQNTTIAIQKIPTPMVSIFPNPVRQGAPITVEISTHNTGDYTFSLYNLQGQLILELPPNTQKIPTQNLSKGAYLLKIQTATQHLTKQLIVY